The genomic region GCCGGCATTCAACTCGGCCCGAATGCCTTTCATGCCTTCGACTTTCTGGGGATCGGCGATGCAGCGCGCAAAATGGCGGTTTATATCGACAGCTTGCGGCTGATGGATGCCCTGAGCGGCGAACAAATCACCGCAATCCCCCTGGGTGACGATTTTCGCCGGCGCTTTGGAAACCCCTACGCCGTGGTCCATCGCGGCGATTTGCACGGTGTCTTCCTTGAGGCCTGCCGCAGCCACCACCTCGTTGAACTTGCCACCGCCAGCGAAGTTGTCGCCTATGAGCAGGATGGAACCACGGTAACCGTCGAGATTGCCGATGGCAGCCGCATCAGCGGATCAGCACTCATCGGTGCCGATGGCTTGTGGTCAAACGTGCGCAGGCAACTTGTTTCAGATGGCAACCCGCGGGTATCCGGCCATACGACTTATCGCTCGGTAATCCCGGCAGACGACATGCCGGAGGATTTGCGCTGGAACGCAGCAACCCTCTGGGCCGGGCCAAAATGCCATATCGTGCACTATCCCCTGTCCGGCTGGAAGTTCTTCAATCTGGTCGTCACCTTTCACAACGACGCGCCGGAACCTGTGGCCGGCAAACCCGCCACCCATGACGAAGTTCGCATCGGATTTGAACATGTCTGCCCGCTTGCCCGCCAGATCATCGACCGGGGCAGTGACTGGAAGCTGTGGGTCCTGTGCGACCGTGAACCGGTCTCCAACTGGGTTGAGGGGCGGGTGGCGCTGCTCGGCGATGCAGCCCATCCCATGCTGCAATACTTTGCCCAGGGCGCCTGCATGGCGATGGAGGATGCCGTGTGTCTTTCCGCAGAGCTGGGAAACAGCAGCAACTGGGAAGCGGCAATGGTCGCCTATCAGCAAAAGCGCTATCTGCGCACCGCCAGGGTGCAACTGCAATCGCGGGAAATCGGCAACCATATCTATCACCCTTCCGGGGCCCATGCCGAATTGCGCAACGCCTTCATGCGAACGAAAACCGCCGGGGACTGGTATGATGCCCTGCAATGGATTTATGGCTCGGCCGGGTCAGGCTGCGGTGACAACTGACACTGCAGCCGGTGGCAACCTCCAGATGTCCGGGTTCCAACACCCTGTCCTTTTTTGGTTCACCCCATTTCCGACACGCCGCGTCGCCTCCTGCCCATGAAATCGGCGGATAAACATGAAAGTAAGACCGGCCCAAACAAACAATCGGCAAACTTCGGAGCAATTAGATGAGCGCCATCAGGCCATATTGGCAGAATTACATCGACGGCAAATTCGTTGATGGCGGCGCCGGCCGCCTGACCGTTGATAATCCCGGCACCGGCAAGGCGCTGGCCGAGCAGGCTGTTGCAAGCGCAGAAGATGTCGATCGCGCGGTGGCAGCAGCCCGGCGGGTTCACCAAAGCGGTGTGCTGGCTGCCATGCGACCGGTCGAACGCGGCCGCATGGTGCGCGCCATGGGCGATTACCTGCTTTCCAAAATCGATGAGATTGCCCCGGTCCTGACGCTTGAATCCGGCAAACCCCTCTGGGAAGCTCGCATCGAGGTCGAAGGCGCTGCCCGGTATTTCGAATATTACGGCAATCAGGCCGAAACCGTGGAAGGACGCTCGATCCCGCTCGGTGCCGGTTACTTTGACTTCACGCTTTATGAGCCCTTCGGCGTATCGGCCCAGATCATTCCGTGGAACTATCCGCTGGAGATGACGGCACGCTCTCTTTCCGCCGCGCTTGCGACGGGCAATAGCTGCGTCATCAAGACACCGGAACTTGATCCGCTGACGAACCGCTTCTTTGCCGAGGCAGCCGAACAGGTTGGCCTGCCCGCCGGCGCTGTCAACATCCTGTGCGGCCACGGCCAGGAGGCAGGCGCCGCGCTCGCAGCCCATCCCGACATAAACCAGATCGTCTTCACCGGTTCAGTGCCCACGGGCATCGCCATCGCCACCGCCGCTGCCGGCAATGTCGTTCCCTGCGTATTGGAACTTGGCGGCAAGTCAGCGGCCATCGTTCACGACGATGCCGACCTCGACGCCTTCATGAACGATGTGCGCTGGGGCATCTATTTCAATGCCGGGCAGGTGTGCTCGGCCATGAGCCGGGTGATCGTCCATGAAAGTCAGCATGACGAACTGGTCGACCGGGTAACGGCGCTTGCAAAATCGCTGTCCGTTGGCCCGGGCATCGAGCGGGATGAATTCGGCCCCAACATGGGTGCCATGGTATCGCAAAGACAGCGCGACCGGGCCGAAGGCATGGTCGGCGAGGCAATTCGCCAGGGCGCGTCTGCTGTTACCGGCGGCCACAAGATGAACCAGCCCGGCTTTTTCCTTGAGCCGACCGTGATGACGGGCGTTGCACCGGATATGACCATCGCCAATGAGGAAGTCTTCGGCCCGGTGCTGAGCGTGTTGAAGTTTTCCGATGAAAACGAGGCAATCAACATTGCCAACGGCACCCCTTACGGCCTGGTTGGCGGGGTATTCACCCGTGATCTTGACCGCGCCACCCGGGCAGCTGCCAAACTGCGCGCGGGCCAGGTCTTCGTCAACGAATGGTTCGCAGGCGGGGTTGAAACCCCGTTCGGCGGCTATGGCAAGTCGGGATATGGAAGGGAAAAGGGCCGCGAGGCACTGTGGAACTACGTGCAGACCAAGAACGTAGCCATCAAACTCGGTTGATCCAGGTTTGCCGATCTGGTGAGCGTCAGGCAGCGACCCGGTTTCTGCCGGACTGTTTGGCCTTGTAGAGGTTTTCATCAGCCCGTCCAAGAACACTTAGATGATCATCTCCCTCGCGGTAGCGGGCGATGCCGAAGGAGGCGGTGATCTTTCCCACCTCCTGCTTGGTATCCTTGATCACCAGCTTCACCTTCTCAAGCTCCGAGCGCATGATTTCGGCACGCTTGTGGGCCTCCTCTACGCTGCAGCCGACAAGAATGATCGCGAACTCCTCGCCGCCATACCGGGCAGCCAGATCCTCCTTGCGCACATTCTTGTGGATGAGACCTGCGAAATAGCGCAACACCTCGTCACCGATCAGATGGCCGTGGCCGTCATTGATGCTCTTGAAGTGGTCAATGTCGGCAATGATGACGCAGAAATCGCGATCTGCAGAGCGCTGGCTTCCTGTCATCTCCTCCAGCCTGCGCTCCAGTGCACGGCGGTTGGCGATGTTGGTCAGCGGATCAATCAGTTCGTTTCGGCGTGCCTCGTCAAGCGCTTCCTGCAGGCTTTCGATCTCTTCGCGCGAACGGTTCAGCGCCGAGCGCAATTGCTCGGTATCGGACTGGATCGACTCGCTGTGCGAGACCAGGCAATCCACCGCCTTCTTGATATCGTCCAGGCCGTCCGCCTTGTGCAGCGTATCGGTCGTCTCACGCAGGGATTCAGAATAATCGCCGCATTTCGACAGATGGCTGTCGATGACCGTCAGAACATCGGTAACCTCACCGCCCAGCGATGAGGTTGCATCGGCAATCTGTTTTTCGCGCAAATCCGGAGTGTCGAGAAACTCCGAATGAATGTGATCAAGATCCATCAGGCTGAGCGGTTTCTTGCTCTCGATGAACTGATTGATGTGCCTGACCAGCGCCTGGTTTTCACCTTTAAGGTAATTGTACCAGATATCGTAGACGATCGGGATGAGCGGCGTCTTCTGCTTGTGCGATATTTCCAGAACCTTCCGCGAGATGGAGGATATCAGGAAATACTCCTTGTAGTCGCATAACAAGGAACTCGCATTGCGATCGCTGATGCTGTCGCAGAAGTTCAAATTTTGAGAGACTGTCGACATGTTCCTCCGCCCGCTACTGGGCCCGCTGCCTGGGTTGTCTGGAGCGCTCACGCTACTTCGAGGGAAGGCTGCTTGACCTTGCCGTCAACAGAGTTGATGGCCCACTGGGTGATCATTTCCTGCAGATTGCTGTTTTCAAGCCGCAAGGTGGCATTCTCTGAATTGACGTCTTCCATTCCCGTTTTCTGCAGATCGTCGAGTTCGGCGCGCATTTTCTCGTTTTCCTTTTCCAGGCGAGCATAGTTTTCGCCCAGAAACTGATCGATCTTCTTTTCGATTTCACCGACCGACGAAGAAAACTTGGTGTTGTTCTCCTTGAGCATCGCCTCGATTTCGGTCTTTACCGTTTCGATACGTGCCGTTTGCTCGGCGTTGCGCGCGCCAGCAGCTTTCAAAAATCCGAGCACGGCAAGAAACGAGAATGCAATCATCAGCCCGGCAGCCAGAAGACCGCCGCTGTAGAGGCTGATATACATGCCAAAAAGGGAAAGATGGAATGCCGCCATGGTCACAACCAGCGCAGCCAGATGGGCGCCGGCCACAAATGCGAGCGAGACCATGGTGAACAGTTTGGCTTTTGACTTTGGAGCGCCTTTCTCAGGCGTATTATTCTTGGCCATTTCCTTGTCCGGCAATTAATCGCAACAACTCCCCTCGCACACGAAATCTGCCGCGAAAGGGTGTCTGCTTTGAATTTGGGAAAGACATGCGGGCGCAAGGCCGCGAATGCGGAACGGCGTCATACCTCAGAAATCTGCCGCATTCACCGCCGAGCATCGCTTATAGAGGTTAAGAAAGCTTGACTCGATTGTCAGAAAGCTGACCGCTATGCCCATTGGCGCCCCACCGGCGAACCATGCTAGGGCAGGCCCCCGGCGTCATCGAGCCAGGTCCGGCCCGTCCCGACAGAACATTCCCGGAGAAAACCACCATGTTTCAAAACCTGCCCGCCCTTTTTCTCGTGTTTCTTGCCGGCATGGCCGTCGCCGTTCAAACGCCGATCAACGGGCTTCTTGCCCAGGCGGGAGGCAATGGCATCTTTGCGGCGACCGTTTCTTTTCTGGTGGGAACCATCGCTCTGGCATTGATCCTCTTTTCAAATTACGGCCTGCCAAGCACCGGAACGATGCGCGCCATTCCCTGGTGGATGTGGACCGGCGGGCTGCTGGGAGCTTTCTATGTCTGGGCAGCACTCACCAATGTGCACAAGATCGGCGCATTGAGCCTGGTCGCTGCGCTGATTGCAGGCCAGTTGACCGCCGCCCTCGCCCTTGATGCCTCCGGCGCCTTCGGGCTTGGCGTCAATTCCATCAACTGGCAGCGTGTCCTTGCAGTGTTTCTGGTGGCCGCCGGCGTGCTCCTTTCCCGCATCTAACGGCTTGCCGCCAGGACAGGGCCGCGAATCTTGTTGCCGATTGCGGTTGTGATCATCAGCCTGTGTATCGCTGCATTAGGCGATTGCCACCGTCATTAAAATATTTTACCATCCGGTCAAAATTTAGCACGCTTCACCACCACCCATGAACGTTCAAGCTAAATCAGGGAGAGAGAAAATGAAGAAATCAACCATCAAAATGCCGGGCGGCGTCTCACGGCGCACACTGCTGCAAACCACGGCGGCGGCTTCAGCCGTGCTGGCCATGCCGGGCATTGTCGGCCGTGCCAGGGCTGCCGCTTTGAAGGTCGCCGCCATTTATACGGTGCCGGTCGAGCAGCAATGGGTCAGCCGTATCCACAAGGCTGCCAACGTGGCGGTCGAGCGCGGCGATATCGAATATGTGTTTTCCGAAAGCACCTCCAACAACGATTATGAACGCGTGATGCGGGAGTATTCGGAAGCCGGCCATGATCTCGTCATCGGCGAGGTTTTTGCCGTGGAAGAGGCCGCCCGTCAGGTGGCAAGGGATTATCCCGATCAGGCGTTTTTGATGGGTTCATCCTTCAAGCCGATGGACGATACGCCCAACTTTGCCGTTTTCGACAACTACATTCAGGATGCCTCCTATCTTTCCGGCATCATTGCCGGCGCCATGACAAAGACCGGCAATATCGGAATGGTCGGCGGATTTCCGATCCCCGAAGTCAACCGCCTCATGCATGCCTTCATGGCCGGTGCCCGCGAGATGAAGCCGGACATCAAGTTTCAGGTGGCCTTTATCGGCTCGTGGTTTGACCCGCCCAAAGCCAAGGAAACCGCGTTTGCACAGATCGATGCCGGCGCCGACCTTCTTTATGCGGAGCGTTTCGGCGTTTCAGATGCCGCCAAGGAGCGTGGCATCCTGTCTGTAGGCAATGTCATCGACACCCAGGCCGACTACCCCGAAACCGTGGTTGCCTCCGCCATTTGGCATTTCGAACCGACACTTGATACCGCCATCAGCAAGGTTCGCGATGGCTCGTTCAAGGCCGATGATTACGGCGTCTATTCCTTCATGAAGGAAGGCGGCTGTTCGCTGGCTCCGCTGGGAACGTTTGAAGGCAAGGTTCCCGAAGACGCCATGAAGCTTGTTGCAGAGCGCGAAGCAGCCATCAAGGACGGCAGCTTTGTGGTCGAAATCAACGATGAAGAGCCGAAGTCCAGTTAATGGGCCGCAACGCCAAGCTCCCCGCCGGGGCGGAGACCGTTCTCCGCCTCGACGGCATAACCATCGCATTCGGCGATCTTGTCGCAAATGACGGCATCTCCTTCGAATTGTCGAAAGGCGAGATCGTCGCCCTGCTCGGCGAGAACGGAGCCGGCAAGACAACGCTGATGAACATCCTGTTCGGGCACTACGTGGCCGATAGTGGGACGGTGGAGGCGTTTGGAAATCCGCTGCCACCGGGAGATCCGGCTGCCGCCCTTCAGGCCGGTATCGGCATGGTGCACCAGCATTTCACCCTGGCCGACCAGCTCACCGTTCTGGAAAACATCATTCTTGGCACCGAAAGCCTGTTTGCCCCCGGCCAGCAGCGCCGCGCTGCCCGGGAAAAAATCGAAAAACTCTCCACTGATTTCGGCCTGGAAGTCGACACTGCCGCCCTGGTCAGTGACCTTTCGGTCGGCGAACGCCAGCGCGTGGAAATTCTGAAGGCACTCTACCGCGATGTGCGCGTTCTCATTCTGGACGAACCAACCGCCGTCCTGACGCCGAGCGAAACCGATGCACTGTTCAAAACCCTCAAAAAGCTGGTGGACAATGGTCTTTCGATCATTTTCATTTCCCACAAGCTGCACGAAGTGCTGGCGGTCAGCGATCGCATTCTCGTGCTGCGCGGCGGAAAACTCGCCGGCACGCTTATCACGGCGGAATCTGACCGGTCTGATCTTGCCGCACTCATGGTTGGCGATGAGGTGGAAGAGACCGAATTTACTTCCGGCACACCCGGCAAGGCAGTGTTCCGGCTTTCCGGCATAACCACCCTTCACAAACCTGGCCGCCCGGCCCTGCAGAACGTCAGCCTGGACCTGAAAGCGGGCGAGATAACCGGGCTTGCCGGGGTTTCCGGCAATGGCCAGGCCACCCTGTCGGCCATCATTGAGGGAAGGGAAATCCCTGAAAAAGGCGAGATCATCATTGACGGCATACCCATTCGCAAGTGGTCGCCGCGCATCGCCCTGGCGCAAAACATCGGACGCATTCCCGAAGACCGCCATGCGATCGGCATGATCGACGACATGAACATCGTCGAGAACGTGATTTCCGAAACCTATGCATCGAAGCGCTTTGCCCGTTACGGCATTCTCGACATGAAGGCCGGGCGCGCCTTTGCCGAGGAAATCATCCGCGACTATGACGTCAGATGTCCCTCTCCGGATATCCGCGCACGGCTGCTTTCCGGCGGCAACATGCAGAAACTGATCCTGGGCCGCGCACTGGATGGCGATCCCGGCATCATTCTGGCCAATCAGCCAACGCGCGGCCTGGATATCGGCGCCGTCTCCTATGTGCACAAGCGGCTCATCGAGGCACGGGACCGGGGGGCGGCCATCTTGTTGATCTCCGAAGACCTTGACGAGGTCCGGGCGCTTTCCGACCGAATTGCCGTTATCTCCAGGGGCCGCCTGTCCGAACCGACCAATCGCGGCGAACTGACGGTTCGCGAACTGGGAGAACTGATGGCCGGGCACGGCTTTGCAGACCGCCAGGATCATGTGGAGGACGAAGCCAATGCGGCTTGAAGCGAAGAAAGCGCCGGGCCTTGCGCAGGCCATTTTGTACCCGGCAGGCGCCGTCGCCGCCACGCTTGTCATTGCCTCTTTTCTGGTCATGCTGGCCGGCGCCTCCCCCTTCAACGTCTTCTATCTCGTGTTCAAGGGAGCGGCCGGATCGCAGTTTGCGCTGATCGAAACCCTGACCCGTGCAACCCCCCTCATTTTCACCGGGCTTGCTGTTGCCGTCGCGTTTCGCGCCAAGTTGTGGAACATCGGCGCTGAAGCGCAGCTCTATATCGGCGCGGTGGTTACCGTTGTGCTTGGCACCGGAGCGATTGATCTGCCTGCCGTCATCATGGCACCAGTGATCATTGCATCGGTCATGCTCGGCGGCGCGCTGCTCTTGCTTGGTCCCGCCTTCCTGAAAATCCGCTTCGGCGTTGACGAGGTGGTCACAACGCTGCTGTTGAACTTCATTGTCCTGCTGTTTGTTTCCATGCTGCTTGAAGGCGTTCTCAAAGACCCGATGGGCCTTGGCTGGCCGCAATCGAAACGGGTTGTCGCAGAAGCCCAGCTGCCAAGACTGATTACCGGAAAACGCCTGCATTACGGCTTTGTGCTGGCACTGGTTGCTGCCTTCGCAACCTGGTTCATCATGAAAAAGTCGATCCTGGGCTATGAAATGCGCGCCGTCGGACACAATCCGAAGGCCGCCGGATTTGCCGGCATTCCCGTTCGCAAGGTGCTCATGAAGACAGCGCTGCTTTCGGGCGGACTGGCGGCCCTTGCCGGTTATTCGGAAGTCGCCGGCCTGAAGGGCAATCTCACCCTCGATCTTTCCCCGGGCTTTGGCTACACCGGCATCGTCGTTGCCATGCTTGCTATGCTCAATCCCCTCGGCGTGGTTGCCTCTGCAATCTTCATCGCGGGCATTTTCGTCGGCGCAGATGCCATGAGCCGCGCCACCGGCGTTCCCAGTTACATCGCCCAGGTCATGGTGGCGACCGCCCTGCTCACCATGGTGACGGCAATCATGCTGTCACGCTATCGCATCCGTTGGAGGTAAGTCTTGGAAGCCTTTGAAATCCTGCTTACCGCCTCCTTCTGGGTCGCTGCCGTCCGCATCGCCTCGCCGCTGATCTTTGCCACCATGGGCGAACTCATCTGCGAGCGCGCGGGCGTTTTGAACCTGGGCATCGA from Salaquimonas pukyongi harbors:
- a CDS encoding 3-hydroxybenzoate 6-monooxygenase; translation: MSNERILIAGGGIGGLATAMGLARHGIASLVLEKSASLGEIGAGIQLGPNAFHAFDFLGIGDAARKMAVYIDSLRLMDALSGEQITAIPLGDDFRRRFGNPYAVVHRGDLHGVFLEACRSHHLVELATASEVVAYEQDGTTVTVEIADGSRISGSALIGADGLWSNVRRQLVSDGNPRVSGHTTYRSVIPADDMPEDLRWNAATLWAGPKCHIVHYPLSGWKFFNLVVTFHNDAPEPVAGKPATHDEVRIGFEHVCPLARQIIDRGSDWKLWVLCDREPVSNWVEGRVALLGDAAHPMLQYFAQGACMAMEDAVCLSAELGNSSNWEAAMVAYQQKRYLRTARVQLQSREIGNHIYHPSGAHAELRNAFMRTKTAGDWYDALQWIYGSAGSGCGDN
- a CDS encoding aldehyde dehydrogenase family protein, producing the protein MSAIRPYWQNYIDGKFVDGGAGRLTVDNPGTGKALAEQAVASAEDVDRAVAAARRVHQSGVLAAMRPVERGRMVRAMGDYLLSKIDEIAPVLTLESGKPLWEARIEVEGAARYFEYYGNQAETVEGRSIPLGAGYFDFTLYEPFGVSAQIIPWNYPLEMTARSLSAALATGNSCVIKTPELDPLTNRFFAEAAEQVGLPAGAVNILCGHGQEAGAALAAHPDINQIVFTGSVPTGIAIATAAAGNVVPCVLELGGKSAAIVHDDADLDAFMNDVRWGIYFNAGQVCSAMSRVIVHESQHDELVDRVTALAKSLSVGPGIERDEFGPNMGAMVSQRQRDRAEGMVGEAIRQGASAVTGGHKMNQPGFFLEPTVMTGVAPDMTIANEEVFGPVLSVLKFSDENEAINIANGTPYGLVGGVFTRDLDRATRAAAKLRAGQVFVNEWFAGGVETPFGGYGKSGYGREKGREALWNYVQTKNVAIKLG
- a CDS encoding ABC transporter ATP-binding protein, which produces MGRNAKLPAGAETVLRLDGITIAFGDLVANDGISFELSKGEIVALLGENGAGKTTLMNILFGHYVADSGTVEAFGNPLPPGDPAAALQAGIGMVHQHFTLADQLTVLENIILGTESLFAPGQQRRAAREKIEKLSTDFGLEVDTAALVSDLSVGERQRVEILKALYRDVRVLILDEPTAVLTPSETDALFKTLKKLVDNGLSIIFISHKLHEVLAVSDRILVLRGGKLAGTLITAESDRSDLAALMVGDEVEETEFTSGTPGKAVFRLSGITTLHKPGRPALQNVSLDLKAGEITGLAGVSGNGQATLSAIIEGREIPEKGEIIIDGIPIRKWSPRIALAQNIGRIPEDRHAIGMIDDMNIVENVISETYASKRFARYGILDMKAGRAFAEEIIRDYDVRCPSPDIRARLLSGGNMQKLILGRALDGDPGIILANQPTRGLDIGAVSYVHKRLIEARDRGAAILLISEDLDEVRALSDRIAVISRGRLSEPTNRGELTVRELGELMAGHGFADRQDHVEDEANAA
- a CDS encoding ABC transporter permease, translating into MRLEAKKAPGLAQAILYPAGAVAATLVIASFLVMLAGASPFNVFYLVFKGAAGSQFALIETLTRATPLIFTGLAVAVAFRAKLWNIGAEAQLYIGAVVTVVLGTGAIDLPAVIMAPVIIASVMLGGALLLLGPAFLKIRFGVDEVVTTLLLNFIVLLFVSMLLEGVLKDPMGLGWPQSKRVVAEAQLPRLITGKRLHYGFVLALVAAFATWFIMKKSILGYEMRAVGHNPKAAGFAGIPVRKVLMKTALLSGGLAALAGYSEVAGLKGNLTLDLSPGFGYTGIVVAMLAMLNPLGVVASAIFIAGIFVGADAMSRATGVPSYIAQVMVATALLTMVTAIMLSRYRIRWR
- a CDS encoding BMP family protein; translation: MKKSTIKMPGGVSRRTLLQTTAAASAVLAMPGIVGRARAAALKVAAIYTVPVEQQWVSRIHKAANVAVERGDIEYVFSESTSNNDYERVMREYSEAGHDLVIGEVFAVEEAARQVARDYPDQAFLMGSSFKPMDDTPNFAVFDNYIQDASYLSGIIAGAMTKTGNIGMVGGFPIPEVNRLMHAFMAGAREMKPDIKFQVAFIGSWFDPPKAKETAFAQIDAGADLLYAERFGVSDAAKERGILSVGNVIDTQADYPETVVASAIWHFEPTLDTAISKVRDGSFKADDYGVYSFMKEGGCSLAPLGTFEGKVPEDAMKLVAEREAAIKDGSFVVEINDEEPKSS
- a CDS encoding GGDEF domain-containing protein, with translation MSTVSQNLNFCDSISDRNASSLLCDYKEYFLISSISRKVLEISHKQKTPLIPIVYDIWYNYLKGENQALVRHINQFIESKKPLSLMDLDHIHSEFLDTPDLREKQIADATSSLGGEVTDVLTVIDSHLSKCGDYSESLRETTDTLHKADGLDDIKKAVDCLVSHSESIQSDTEQLRSALNRSREEIESLQEALDEARRNELIDPLTNIANRRALERRLEEMTGSQRSADRDFCVIIADIDHFKSINDGHGHLIGDEVLRYFAGLIHKNVRKEDLAARYGGEEFAIILVGCSVEEAHKRAEIMRSELEKVKLVIKDTKQEVGKITASFGIARYREGDDHLSVLGRADENLYKAKQSGRNRVAA
- a CDS encoding DMT family transporter, whose translation is MFQNLPALFLVFLAGMAVAVQTPINGLLAQAGGNGIFAATVSFLVGTIALALILFSNYGLPSTGTMRAIPWWMWTGGLLGAFYVWAALTNVHKIGALSLVAALIAGQLTAALALDASGAFGLGVNSINWQRVLAVFLVAAGVLLSRI